From Monomorium pharaonis isolate MP-MQ-018 chromosome 9, ASM1337386v2, whole genome shotgun sequence, the proteins below share one genomic window:
- the LOC105833012 gene encoding methionine aminopeptidase 2, whose protein sequence is MAAVLDEVGKSAEKLVNEEKDEIVDGEDTTGAAEASKKKKKKKKKKKAGAGEASADVPEGEEDKTKNEEDKIKDDEAVAEGTTEVTENNVENEEAKKKKKKKRKPKDKGGVKQQTDPPTIPVSELFPDGNFPVGQVMIHGSAGIDDRMAKLRFTSEEARALDRMHNDIYNEARQAAEAHRQTRKHIMKWIKPGMTMIEICNELEDTARKLIGEDGLLAGLAFPTGCSRNHCAAHYTPNAGDPTVLEYDDVTKIDFGTHINGRIIDCAFTLTFNPKYDKLIEAVRDATNTGIKAAGIDVQLCDVGAAIQEVMESYEVELDGKTYPVKSIRNLNGHSISPYRIHAGKTVPIVRGGEAIRMEENEFYAIETFGSTGRGVVHDDMECSHYMKSFDVGFVPLRLQSSKSLLNTINKHFGTLAFCKRWLDRVGCTKYQMALKDLCEKGAVEAYPPLVDVKGCYTAQFEHTLVLRPTCKEVISRGDDY, encoded by the exons GTGCTGGAGAAGCCAGTGCAGATGTACCAGAAGGGGAGGaagataaaactaaaaatgaaGAAGATAAGATTAAGGATGATGAAGCAGTGGCCGAAG GTACCACTGAGGTAACCGAGAATAATGTTGAGAACGAGGAGgccaaaaagaaaaagaagaagaagcgcAAACCCAAGGATAAGGGTGGCGTTAAGCAGCAGACAGATCCACCGACCATTCCTGTGTCGGAATTATTCCCAGATGGTAATTTCCCAGTGGGACAAGTGATGATTCACGGATCTGCTGGGATAGATGATAGGATGGCAAAGTTGCGCTTTACAAGCGAGGAAGCGCGCGCCCTCGACAGAATGCACAACGATATTTACAATGAGGCCAGGCAGGCAGCTGAAGCACATCGGCAAACCAGAAAGCATATTATGAAATGG ATCAAGCCGGGAATGACTATGATAGAGATTTGCAATGAGCTAGAGGACACTGCTCGGAAATTAATCGGAGAGGATGGTCTCCTGGCTGGGTTGGCGTTTCCCACTGGCTGCTCGCGCAATCATTGCGCGGCCCACTACACTCCGAACGCCGGCGATCCGACCGTTCTCGAGTATGACGACGTCACCAAGATCGACTTCGGTACTCACATCAACGGGCGTATCATCGATTGCGCGTTCACCTTGACGTTCAATCCCAAGTACGACAAGCTGATCGAGGCTGTCCGCGATGCCACCAATACCGGTATCAAGGCTGCTGGTATCGATGTGCAACTGTGCGACGTCGGTGCGGCTATTCAGGAAGTTATGGAATCGTACGAGGTGGAACTGGATGGCAAGACGTATCCG GTAAAATCCATTAGAAACCTAAATGGCCATTCAATTTCGCCCTACCGTATACATGCCGGGAAAACGGTGCCGATAGTCAGAGGCGGCGAGGCGATCCGAATGGAAGAGAATGAGTTCTACGCGATCGAAACTTTTGGATCTACTGGTAGAGGCGTCGTTCACGACGACATGGAATGTTCGCATTACATGAAGAGTTTCGATGTTGGTTTTGTGCCATTGAGACTGCAGAGCAGCAAGTCTCTTCTCAATACTATCAACAAGCACTTTG GTACTCTGGCTTTTTGCAAGCGCTGGTTAGACCGCGTCGGTTGCACCAAGTACCAAATGGCGTTGAAGGATCTTTGTGAGAAGGGCGCCGTGGAAGCGTATCCGCCGTTGGTCGACGTCAAAGGCTGTTACACAGCTCAGTTCGAGCACACTCTTGTTCTACGTCCCACGTGTAAAGAAGTAATCTCCCGCGGTGACGATTATTAA